A window from Mus caroli chromosome 2, CAROLI_EIJ_v1.1, whole genome shotgun sequence encodes these proteins:
- the Nat10 gene encoding RNA cytidine acetyltransferase — protein MNRKKVDNRIRILIENGVAERQRSLFVVVGDRGKDQVVILHHMLSKATVKARPSVLWCYKKELGFSSHRKKRMRQLQKKIKSGTLNLKQDDPFELFVAATNIRYCYYNETHKILGNTFGMCVLQDFEALTPNLLARTVETVEGGGLVVILLRTMNSLKQLYTMTMDVHSRYRTEAHQDVVGRFNERFILSLASCKKCLVIDDQLDILPISSHVASIEALPPQAPDENLSPAALELLELKESLQDTQPVGVLVDCCKTLDQAKAVLKFIEGISEKTLRSTVALTAARGRGKSAALGLAIAGAVAFGYSNIFVTSPSPDNLHTLFEFVFKGFDALQYQEHLDYEIVQSLNPEFNKAVIRVNVFREHRQTIQYIHPADAVKLGQAELVVVDEAAAIPLPLVKSLLGPYLVFMASTINGYEGTGRSLSLKLIQQLRQQSAQSQVSTTAENKTTTTARLASARTLHEVSLQESIRYAPGDAVEKWLNDLLCLDCLNITRIISGCPLPEACELYYVNRDTLFCYHKASEVFLQRLMALYVASHYKNSPNDLQMLSDAPAHHLFCLLPPVPPTQNALPEVLAVVQVCLEGEISRQSILNSLSRGKKASGDLIPWTVSEQFQDPDFGGLSGGRVVRIAVHPDYQGMGYGSRALQLLQMYYEGKFPCLEEKVLETPQEIRTVSSEAVSLLEEVITPRKDLPPLLLKLNERPAERLDYLGVSYGLTPRLLKFWKRAGFVPVYLRQTPNDLTGEHSCIMLKTLADEDEAEQGVWLAAFWKDFRRRFLALLSYQFSTFSPALSLNIIQNRNVAKSAQPALGREHLEALFLPYDLKRLEMYSRNMVDYHLIMDLIPAIARLYFLNQLGDLALSAAQSALLLGIGLQHKSVDQLEKEIELPSGQLMGLFNRIIRKVVKLFNDVQEKAIEEQMVAVKDVVMEPTMKTLSDDLDEAAKEFQEKHKKEVGKLKDMDLSQYVIRGDDEEWNEVLSKAGQNASIVSLKSDKKRELETKQEPKQSKKLKKRDNNRKDMKLKRKK, from the exons TCACCGGAAGAAGAGGATGCGGCagctacagaagaaaataaagagtggGACCTTGAACCTAAAGCAAGATGACCCCTTTGAGCTTTTTGTAGCAGCCACAAACATTCGCTACTGCTACTACAATGAAACCCACAAGATTCTGGGCAATACTTTCGGCATGTGTGTCCTCCAG GATTTTGAAGCATTAACTCCGAACTTGTTGGCCAGAACTGTAGAAACAGTAGAAGGTGGTGGGCTGGTGGTCATCCTCCTGCGGACCATGAACTCGCTTAAGCAGCTGTACACGATGACTATG GATGTGCATTCCAGGTACAGGACTGAAGCCCATCAGGATGTGGTAGGAAGATTTAACGAGAG GTTTATTCTCTCTCTGGCGTCTTGTAAGAAGTGTCTGGTCATTGATGATCAGCTCGACATCCTGCCCATCTCCTCCCACGTGGCCAGCATTGAAGCCTTACCTCCTCAGGCCCCG GATGAGAATCTCAGTCCTGCTGCTCTGGAGCTGCTGGAATTGAAAGAGAGCTTGCAGGACACTCAGCCCGTGGGTGTTCTGGTGGACTGCTGCAAGACCCTGGACCAG GCCAAGGCTGTCTTGAAATTCATTGAGGGGATCTCGGAGAAGACTCTAAGGAGTACTGTTGCCCTCACCGCTGCCCGAGGAAGGGGCAAGTCTGCGGCCCTGGGCCTGGCTATCGCTGGAGCAGTGGCATTCGG GTATTCCAATATTTTTGTTACCTCCCCAAGCCCGGATAACCTCCACACGTTGTTTGAATTTGTATTTAAAGGATTTGATGCTCTGCAGTATCAG GAGCACCTGGATTATGAGATTGTACAGTCGCTGAACCCCGAGTTTAATAAAGCGGTGATCAGGGTCAATGTGTTCCGAGAGCACAGACAGACTATTCAG TACATCCACCCTGCAGATGCTGTGAAACTGGGCCAGGCTGAGCTGGTTGTGGTAGATGAAGCTGCTGCTATTCCCCTCCCCCTGGTGAAGAGCCTGCTTGGGCCCTACCTGGTTTTCATGGCATCTACTATCAATGG CTACGAGGGCACTGGCCGGTCACTGTCCCTCAAGCTCATTCAGCAACTCCGTCAGCAGAGTGCCCAGAGCCAGGTCAGCACCACTGCTGAGAACAAGACCACAACGACAGCCAGACTGGCCTCAG CTCGGACATTGCATGAGGTTTCCCTCCAAGAGTCAATCCGATACGCCCCTGGGGATGCAGTAGAGAAGTGGCTGAATGACCTGCTGTGCCTGGATTGCCTCAACATCACCCGCATCATTTCCGGCTGCCCCTTGCCTGAGGCCTGTGAGCT CTACTATGTTAACAGAGATACCCTCTTTTGCTACCACAAGGCCTCTGAAGTTTTCCTCCAGCGGCTCATGGCTCTCTATGTGGCTTCTCATTACAAG AACTCTCCCAACGACCTGCAGATGCTCTCAGACGCTCCTGCACACcacctcttctgcctcctgccacCTGTGCCCCCCACCCAGAATGCCCTGCCCGAAGTGCTTGCAGTTGTCCAG GTGTGCCTTGAGGGAGAGATTTCTCGTCAGTCCATTTTGAATAGCCTTTCTCGAGGCAAGAAGGCTTCTGGGGACCTGATTCCATGGACAGTGTCGGAACAG TTTCAAGATCCAGACTTTGGAGGCCTTTCTGGTGGACGGGTTGTTCGAATTGCTGTTCACCCAGATTATCAAGGG ATGGGATATGGCAGCCGAGCACTGCAGCTGCTGCAGATGTATTATGAAGGCAAGTTCCCTTGTCTGGAGGAAAAAGTCTTGGAGACACCACAAGAAATCCGCACCGTGAGCAGTGAG GCTGTCAGCTTGTTGGAAGAAGTTATTACTCCCCGGAAGGATCTGCCTCCCTTGCTCCTCAAGTTGAATGAGAGGCCTGCAGAGCGCCTGGATTACCTGGGGGTTTCCTATGGGCTGACCCCCAGACTTCTCAA GTTCTGGAAACGAGCTGGATTTGTTCCTGTCTATTTGAGACAGACCCCA AACGACCTGACTGGGGAACACTCATGCATTATGCTGAAGACACTGGCCGATGAGGATGAGGCTGAGCAGGGAGTTTGGCTGGCAGCATTTTGGAAAG ATTTCCGAAGACGGTTCCTGGCCTTGCTGTCATATCAGTTCAGCaccttctctcctgccctgtcTCTGAACATCATTCAGAACAGGAATGTAGCCAAGTCAGCCCAGCCAG CCCTAGGCCGGGAGCATCTGGAGGCACTTTTCCTTCCCTATGACCTCAAGCGTCTAGAGATGTACTCTCGGAACATGGTCGATTACCACCTCATCATGGATCTGATCCCAGCCATTGCCCGCTTGTACTTCCTGAACCAGCTAGGAGACCTGGCCCTGTCGGCTGCCCAGTCG GCTCTTCTCTTGGGAATTGGCCTACAGCACAAGTCTGTGGATCAGCTGGAGAAGGAGATCGAGCTACCCTCAGGCCAGTTGATGGGGCTTTTCAACCGCATCATCCGCAAAGTTGTGAAG CTGTTCAATGATGTGCAGGAAAAGGCTATTGAGGAGCAGATGGTGGCAGTGAAGGATGTGGTCATGGAGCCCACTATGAAGACCCTGAGTGATGACCTG GATGAAGCAGCAAAGGAATTCCAGGAGAAACACAAGAAGGAAGTCGGGAAGCTGAAGGACATGGACCTCTCCCA ATATGTAATTCGTGGGGATGATGAAGAGTGGAATGAAGTTTTGAGCAAAGCAGGGCAGAATGCCTCCATTGTTAGTTTGAAAAG tGACAAGAAAAGGGaactggaaacaaaacaagaacccaAACAGAGCAAGAAGTTGAAGaagagagataacaacagaaaggATATGAAACTGAAGCGAAAGAAATAG